The DNA region GGGAAGCGGGGGGACGCGAGCAGGCGGGCTCCTGACTGCCCCGTGGCTTGAGGCACTCTGTCCGTTTCACATGTTGGATTTCTAAGATTGTGTGGCTAAACAAGAGTTGAAAAACCACGGCCTGCCTGTTCGTCTTCTCCCCTAACCCCAGCTTTCCTCACTCCGGAGCTTCTCCCCACTCCAGCCCCATCCTGTGGATTATTACTGATCATGAATAATCACTCATTCAgtccttttttcattcattcattcatccacttggCTCACTTTCCTGGATGCCCTCTCTGTACCCAGTGCTGACCTGGGCCTGGGGATAGGAAGAGAAACATGTCCTAAGCACCCCTGTGGGAGCTCAGCGTCCAGAGTGTGGACCCCCTCCCCCCCGACCCCTCCACAGTTAGAGACCATACCTTTGTCCTCTCTTCTGAACAGACAATGGAGGAGCAGGTGCAGGGCGCAGACGCAGCGGAGCCTCCACCGCCCACGCCCTCCCTGCCCGGATCCCCCACTGCTGGTCCCACCTCCAATGAAGCCCAGCGGGAGCTGAGCTCTGGATCCTCTGAGCCCCCCAAAGCTGCCGGCCCCCCTGCCATGCCCATCCTGCGAGAGGAGAAAAGTCCACTGGGCCAGAGCCAGCCCACGGCGGCAGGGCAGCCCTCGGCTAGGccatcagcagaggaatatgGCTACATTGTCACTGACCAGAAGTAAGGGCTCCAGCCTGGGGCAGCCTCCTGTTCCCTTGGGTGTTGGGCTGGCCCGCCTGGCAGGAAGCAGAGAGCAGAAGTCCAGATGTGGAGTAGACACGGGGCTGGGCTGCTCTGCACCCCTGGAGGTTGTTTCAAGGAAGTGGCCTAGAGGGTCCCCACTTTCCTTCCTCTGCCGGCTCCCCACCTCCAGGCCCCTGAGTCTGGCTGCAGGAGTGAAGCTTCTGGAGATCCTGGCTGAGCATGTGCACATGTCCTCGGGCAGCTTCATCAACATCAGGTGGGGCTGTATCTGGCTGGGGCAGCAGGGATCTAGCAGGTAGCTTGAAGTGGGAGGTGGCTGGAGGGGCTCAGGGTAGGAGGGGAAGACAAACTGTGAGTAAGGGGCCAAGGTCGGCTCAAAGATGTTTCCAGCTGCACTGAAGGTACAGCCACACCCAGGCCTGCTGCTGGCCCCATCCAGTATCTTCCCAACCTCAAACACCCCTGTATGGCATCTCTGATTGGTTTTAGCCCCATCTTCTAACAGGGAGAGGGCCAGAGAGGACCTCTCATTTTGAATCTGGCGTCTGTGGTGGGTGAGGCAGTAACATACCTCCTATTCGGCAGTGTCGTGGGACCAGCCCTTACCTTCCGCATCCGGCACAATGAACAGAACCTGTCTTTGGCTGACGTGACCAAGCAAGCTGGTAAGTACTCCTTGACCCCAGCCTGAGTTGTATATATCCAGGCCTGTGGCTGGTGCTCCCCTTGAAATATTCCCAGCCCACATGGACCCTGCCTGCCACCTGGCATAGCATGACATGGGGTGGAGACCACATGGGGCTGGACAGAATCTGACCTACATCCTCCCTGCAGGGATGGTGAAGTCTGAACTGGAAGCACAGACAGGGCTCCAGATCTTGCAGACAGGCGTGGGACAGGTATGAGATAACTGAAGGATCAATCAAAGCCCCAGAGGGCTCATGTTGCCCACAAGAGATGCAGGCAAACGACAGGAGAATAGGAGCTGAGATCTATCTGGCTGGTCCCCCAGCTTTGCCAAAGCAGCCCTCCCCCGTGCAGTTTTCTTTCTGACCAGCAGATGGCCCCAGCAGCTCCTCCCTGCAGGTCCAGCCTTCTCTCCGAAGTCAGCTTACTTGGAAGAATCACCTGAGATGGCCATAGCTGTCCATAGATGTTCTAGAGCAAAGTCTCAAATTCCAAGGGAAAACATGACACAGAAAGGACACTGAACTCAAAATATGCTTCTATTCTGCATCCAACACTGATGCCTCACATTCTACTCTTTGATCCCTTGGGTCTCTCTATACTTCTCTGTatccatttttaaatgcaaaaactCCTAGGGAGGGTCACCCACTAAGTCTCTGGCAGTGCAACGTGGTTGAGTTGCCTCAATGGGGATTGAGAAGGAAGATCTTCGGCCTCTCCAAGTCCTTCTGCCTGTACCGCCATGACCCTGCCTCCCAGCTTTGCCCCAGGAGATATCCTAGCAGGGAGTGGGCCATGGGACGGGGGTGGGGAGCAGCTCCTAAGTCTCCCCACACCACTTGATTCTAGCCTTGTTCCCACAGAGGGAGGAGGCAGCCGCCGTCCTTCCCCGACCGGCCCACGGCACCTCTCCCATGCGCTCCATGCTGCTTACTCTGGTGGCCCTGGCGGGTGTGGCCGGGTTGCTCGTGGCTCTGGCAGTGGCCCTGTGTGCACGGCAGCGTGCGCGGCAGCGGGACAAGGAGCGCCTGGCCGCGCTGGGACCCGAGGGCGCCCACGGTGACACTACCTTTGAGTACCAGGTGTGCAGCCCCAGACGCTTGTTGATGAGAGGGAGTGGAAGGGGCTCGGGAGTCGGGGTCTCGCCTGGGATGAGGGTGGGGAGCTGGATGtccaggcaggggctggagaaGCCCCAGTGGGAGTGCTGCGGGGCCATTTTGAATGGATGGGAACTGAGAGCAGATGGTTGCTGAAGTTCTCCCCAGTGCTGTgattcgggggggggggggctctagGCTTCTGCTCTGTGACATCCGAGGTTGTCATAGGCACCAGCCAAGTAGAACAGCCCCGAAAAGGATGAGAGCCATGGCAGAAGACCCTACCCCAGAGGAAATGGGTTTCATTCAAAAGCAATGAAGGACAAGCCTAGGGACTCTACTGAACTGAGCCCAGGACCCTGTGGGGAAGGATTCAGGAGACCTTGGACCCTGCCCCATCCTTCTTCCGCAGGACCTGTGCCGCCAGCACATGGCCACAAAGTCCCTGTTCAGCCGGGCAGAGGGTCCACCGGAGCCCTCTCGGGTGAGCAGCGTGTCCTCGCAGTTTAGTGATGCGGCCCAGGCCAGCCCCAGCTCCCACAGCAGCACACCGTCCTGGTGCGAGGAGCCCGCCCAGGCCAACATGGACATCTCCACGGGACACATGATTCTGGTCAGGACAGGGCATCGGCCCAGAGTGGGTGAGGGGACCGGacggtgggaggggcagggctggcagtGGGGGCCAGCGCCAGGCTGTGGTGTCCCTGCAGGCGTACATGGAGGACCACCTGCGGAACCGGGACCGCTTGGCCAAGGAGTGGCGGGCCCTGTGTGCCTACCAGGCGGAGCCCAACACCTGTGCCACCGCCCAGGGGGAGGGCAACATCAAAAAGAACCGCAACCCTGACTTCCTGCCCTGTGAGTGAGTCCTGCTGACCCACCGGCCCCAGCCCTCTGTCTGCTGGGAGCTCTGGAGGGcttgggggcggggccgggctccTGGCTCAAGCTTAGTGGCAGAGGTGCCAGGACCCCAATGACTGGAGGGGCTTCTGGGGTGGGATGCGGGGTCTGTGCAGATGACCACGCACGCATCAAGCTGAAGGTGGAGAGCAGCCCTTCTCGGAGCGATTACATCAACGCCAGCCCCATTGTGAGtggcccccacctcctccccgtTTTCATCCTGCCCCCATAGACTCCATTTCCCCACCCAAGTCCCCAGAATTGTGAGCCTGATATCCTAGCATGGCAATGGGGCTTCTCAGCCTCGCCCAGAACCTGGCCCGCTCCCTTTGACCGAGCCTCTCCATGGTGGCATTTCCCATTCTGGCTCACGATGTATCTTTCCCGTCCCCAGATTGAGCACGACCCTCGGATGCCAGCCTACATAGCCACACAGGGCCCACTGTCACATACCATCTCAGACTTCTGGCAGGTGGGCTTTTGGAGGGAGGGCTTTTCCAGGGAGTAGGCGCCCTTGTGGCCAGCCAGGGCCAGCCAGGTCCCAGGGAGGTTAGAATGGAGCTTACCTGGGTCTCTGTTCCTAGATGGTGTGGGAGAGTGGCTGCACCGTCATTGTCATGCTGACCCCGCTGGTGGAGGATGGTGTCAAGCAGTGTGACCGCTACTGGCCAGATGAGGGCTCCTCCCTCTACCATGTATATGAGGTCAGCTGGACCCCGCGGCCAGGAGACGATGGGGGTGGAGAAAATGGATGGTGCAACACTCATGCATGTgtgaacatatgtgtatataaacatatgtgcattcacatacatgcatatacatgtgtgtatgtgtgtgtccagTCTAGGGCCAAAAAGCACTTGTAAGGACCTATGATGAAAGGTACAGATATAAAGCTATAAAACCACTGAAACTAAGGTAAGAAGCTAAGAGTCAGGAGTACAGTTTTGAGACAGGGAAGATAAGTATACTCAAAGGCCAAGATTGAGACCTACTTTTATTGAGCCTAACTTAGAGCTGAGTTTCCTGGAGgccaaagcaaagaaagaaatgccACCAGTCACATATATTGcttatttaaaacagaaacaaacttttTCATTAGGAGAAAAGTTAGGTAGGGGGGAACTGGGCAGCGGCAAAGCAAGGGAAGGAGCAACATTGCTGACAAATGGGAGGTGACATCCCCCCCCAATAAAACAAGAGACATTAATTGCACACGTCCAGTTTCTCATGAGCACTGGATAGCAGTTTTGCATCATCAGATAAGCACGCAACagtctttttaagttttaaaaattggtctTGCTtgtggttaaagaaaaaaatcaaatgaaaatgtaGAATTTTATCAAAGTTTACGGTGTGTGTAGCACAGACACTTTGCTAGTCTCTGtgcagaagaggaaggagaaacttTGAATTCAAGAGGCTCACAATATTGGGAATTCCCTCGCGGTCCagtggtgctttcactgccctgggcctgggtttgatccttgggggatctaagatccctcaagccacggggctcagccaaaacaaacaaatgaaaactcaCAATAGTTGTGTCTAGATGAAAAAGCCACCAGTTGTCCTGAGCAGTCCATAAGTGACACAAACAGCTAGAGTTCTTGGGGACAGTTGGAACAGTTGGGGTGGGCGGTTGGGTGAGCTTCCTGGAGGATTTAGAATCTGACTGGCCTGGGAGGCCGGGAGGATTTGGAGATGCCCTGCCGCGCTCAGGCCTGCACCCCCTCCTCCGCAGGTGAACCTCGTGTCGGAGCACATCTGGTGCGAGGACTTCCTGGTGCGGAGCTTCTACCTGAAGAACGTGCAGACCCAGGAGACGCGCACGCTCACGCAGTTCCACTTCCTCAGCTGGCCGGCAGAGGGCACCCCGGCCTCCACCCGGCCCCTGCTGGACTTCCGCAGGTGAGCGCCCCAGTGCCTGGGCGGTGGGGCGGCCCGGGGGAGGCTCCGAGGAGCCGGGGAGAGAGCTGCACAGGAGCAAGGGCCCGGGAGCTAGGCTCCCTTACCTTCCGCCAATCCATCAGGTCCTCCTAGGGCCCCAGGTCAGGTGAGGCAGATCCTCTAGCCTGACCTGGAGCCTCGGCCTCAGGTCCACTGGTGCCCCCTGCTAGACACCCCAAACCAGGACTGACTCTGACCTCCTGGACCCCCTTCCAGACGCCACCCCCCAAACCAGAACTGACGCTCTGTCTCGCTGTGCCCATTCCTCCACTGCTGTAGTCCAGCCCCTGTCTGCTCTCTCTCTGCTGGCCAGctgtctcctccctctctcttgcactctttttctccctgcctctccatGTCCGGTGCTTTCTCCGTAACCCCATTCCCCCCAAGAAGGGCTCACTTTGTTTCtagctctctccctctcctcggtCCCTGCTGCCTGTTTCCTCCTGTCCTGTGCTTCCAGGTGGCCAGCACTAGTCTGTGTGTCTGCTGTCCCCTCGCTgtctctcactccctcctgccaTCCCCCTTCTTTATCCCTCTGTGTCTCTTtgcctctatttttctttccctttgtctttccctctctttccctcccttccttccctcttttctctccccctccctccccgcccaccTCTTTCTCCATCACTGTGTCTCAAAGTCtgactccctcttcccctccatccacgtttccccctctctccacctctccctgttccttctccctgctctgtttcctccacctccctcccatGCCTGCCTATTTACTCtgcctctctttgtctctgtctccccCCACCATCTCTCATTCTCTACagggctctctctctccctggctctatctcccctccctcctccctcctccctctctctccctctctcacggCTGCCAGTGTCATTTTTGTGATCTGCAGCTAGTATTCTCACTCCAGTTGCATAGTCACAAAAGTGATCATTGGCAGGTGTGGCCGCTGCATGGACAGGACATGAGGACGTGTGGGCCCAGGGACCACCCtgaaggctgctgggagagcCGGGGGCTGGGGAGACTCAGGCAAGGGACAAATACTATCAAAGGGAGTGCGGGAGGATCTCTGGATTCTTGGGGACTCAGTGGAACCAGGTAGGGGCTGGGACAGGAGGCTAACAGGGTGACCTGCCCTGTTCTGATGCTGAAACCATGACCAGGCCAGGCCTCCAGCATCCCCTGCCTGTCCCCTCCCTAGACAGGTGGCTGAGAAGTCTGCTGCCAAGGCTGGGGCCTCACCCACACTGTGGCGGCTCCCTGCTTCTCTGCCCCTTGCCAGGCTGGCCTGAGGTCTCTAGGCGCTAGGCAGAGAGCAGAGGGGCAGagccggcgggggcggggggcagttgAGGGAGGAACCTGGGGATAGTTTCTGAGCCTCAGGACAATGGTTTCTAACTGGGGTCCCCAGGGCCTGAGGCACAGGCTTCTCAAAAGCAACGCTAGGGGCATCAgagctattttttttgttttccacattttaaaaatctttatagaACTAGTGCATGGACCTGTTTTAAGGCTGCACAGGTTAGCCAAAAGGTTATATTTCTTTGCTTTAGGCTGGGATTATGTAAACTCAGTTGGCATTAGACACCCAGAACAAATTAATTGCTGCTTAATAAATATAGTTTGGTGAAGGTCCACCAGAGGCAAggcaaaataattcttttaagtCCTAGAAAGTGACTCTGAGCAAGTTCCTTGACTTCTGTCTGTTTTCTTACCTGTGAAATGAGAATGATGACCCATACTTTAGGGGTTGTTACAAAAGTCAGTAGCATAAAGTCTGTAAAATCTGCTTTAAGTGCTTGGCACGTAGTAAGGGCTCTATTAATTCTAAGTACTGtttcttatcattattattaaatgatTGGGAACCACTGTGGCAACTTCTGTTCAACCCCAGCCCTGATATACCAGCCAATATGCTAGAAAACCATGTGGACTCCTGGAAAACCTTTCAAAGTCACCTGGCCCCTGCAAGCCTTGAGGAACCAGATGGAGGACCACTAAGTTCCAAGCTTCCCCTGAAGTACTCTAATAACCCCTCAGAAGGTCCTCCCTTGCCCTGGCCCATTGGAGGTATCAGAAATCTGCAAGTGACTCTCAAAGCAGGAATGTCATAAGGGACAAGGGCAGGTTAGACTGGGCCACTGAGAGAGGAAGAAACCCCCTGCTCATTGCTGAGCTGCTGTGATCAGGGCAGAAGAGTCGGAGGTCCAGGTGGACCAAGTCTGAATATGACCCAGCCACGGAGCACCAGTGTGGAGGCAAGACTTATCCAGGGAGACAGGCGCAGCATCATATTCAGAGCGGAGGTGTTGTCCTCCCCTCACCAGAGGAACTCTGTGCCCAGGGCTACTACCCGACCTCACTGCTGGTGAGGACCACAGGAAGCCTGGGTGGTGAGCGGAATACCTTGGGCAGTTGTAGGGGCAGAGCAAGGATGTGGCAAGATTGACACCCTTGAAGTCACCAGAAAGCCTATCCTCCCTGAACTTCTGGCAGAGGTGGCTGTTAATATTATTATGTCTTATTATTAGTCATACTatcatttaatgagcacctactgtgtgccaggtattgCACTTAGTTCTTTACATGGATTATTTCACATAATCATAGTAAGAACCCTAAGAAGGAGGTTACTACTcttatcatccccactttacaggtaaTAAAACTGAGGCTCGAAGAGGTTAAATCAGTTGTTCCAGGTGCACAGCTTGGGTACATGGCTCATAAGTGATGAGGCAAGCCCAGTGCCACCTACACTATCTCTGGTTCTTTGCCTCCAGCCCTGACTCCTGTCTCcagccctcttccctcctctgccaTTGGCAtgtggggagaaaaggaagaaagagaggccCTCAGGTGTGTGTTTCGGTTCCCCTTTCCCTCTGCTGGTGCCCCCTGACCTCACGCCCATTTCTTATTGCAGGAAGGTGAACAAGTGCTACCGGGGCCGCTCCTGCCCCATCATTGTGCACTGCAGGTGCGTTcaggggggctggggtggggatggaaggGGACAGGACAGCCAGGCCAGAGGGCCCTGAGGTGGGGCATTCCTGGTTCCCACCCCCTCTCTGGTCCTGCTCCCTCAGCCCACCTCCCAAGCACACCGCCTGCCTGTCCCCTGGATGCCAGCAAACcacagcccatgggccaaattcAGCATACCATCTGTTTTCTTAatggcctgtgagctaagaatgatgttcctatttttaaacagttgaaggaaaaaaaaaaaacgtttgaCAGAGACTATACGTGGCCcacaaagttgaaaatatttaccatcttatCATTTACATAAGAAGTTTGCAGAATGAAAGCCTGGCCAGAGGCTGGAGAAAGCTATTTCCTCTTGCTGCCTCTGCctcagggcagagccagggctatCCTTTTCGGTTAGCTCACTGCCCAAGAGACACCCCATGGGTCACAGGCTCCCCACTCGAGGCCCAATTCCCAGGACCCAGGGGCTGTGACCGTTCCCTCATCCTCCACTCActcatcccacccccatccccagctaACCCTAACAGCTCCACCagtctccccctctcctcccggTTCCTGCTGGGTCCCAAACTCAGCCTGTCACCATCTCCTCTTTCAGTGACGGTGCAGGAAGGACTGGCACCTACATCCTCATCGACATGGTACTGAACCGCATGGCGAAAGGTGACGACCCCCCTCCTCCCCGGCCACAGCTCGCCCACAGCCCAGCCTCTGATTAGcgtctccccagcccctgggatcACAGGAGTTCGTGGAGGGCAGGTTGCCACACCCCCAGGCTTTCTCCAGTCCTGCAAGCCTCCCACCCCAGGATGCCCTAGGCTTTTGGGGTCCTACCCTCTTCTGGACACCCCCTGAGCAGCCCCGTGCTCCCCCTACCCAGGAGTGAAGGAGATTGACATCGCTGCCACCCTGGAGCATGTCCGTGACCAGCGGCCTGGCCTCGTCCGCTCCAAGGTAACCgttcctccctccacccaccctaGCCACCACCCTTCCCCAACCAAAGTGGCAGCAGCCGGCCTCTCCTGCCTGCCTCCATACCCCTCCCCCGGGAGggctccctcccccccaccccacaagtGACCTCCCCAAAGCACCCTCCACTCCCGGCGCAGGAGCAGAGGCCAGGACCCCCCATgaccctcctccccctgcccttccccaggaCCAGTTTGAATTTGCCCTGACAGCTGTGGCGGAGGAGGTGAATGCCATCCTTAAGGCCCTGCCCCAGTGAGACCCTTGGGGCCCCTCCATGGGcagcccagcctctgctccctCTTTGCTATGTGAGCATCTGTGTACTCACTCCTCACTTCCCCACCTGCCACCTTGGCCCCTCTTGGGCATGTCTAGCCCTTCCAAGAGGAGCATGTAAAGAAGGGGAAGTGGGAAGGGGCACACTGGGAGCCCTGGCATCAGTCCCGTGGGGGAGCTG from Lagenorhynchus albirostris chromosome 6, mLagAlb1.1, whole genome shotgun sequence includes:
- the PTPRN gene encoding receptor-type tyrosine-protein phosphatase-like N isoform X1 — translated: MRRPRRPGGPGGSGGLRVLLCLMLLGSRPGGCNAISAHGCLFDRRLCSHLEVCIQDGLFGQCQVGVGQARPLLQVTSPVLQRLQGVLRQLMSQGLSWHDDLTQYVISQEMERIPRLHPAEPHPRDRSGLAPRRPGPAGELLLQGIPTGSAPAPQHRLPRPPVGRGGAGAGSPLSPLQAELLPPLLEHLLLPPQPPHPALSYEPALLQPYLFHQFGSRDGPRSSESSPGMVSVGPLPKAEPPALFSRTASKGTFGAHPGRSYGDPPGPPPAQLLQESGLLYLAQEPQVPSRARAPRLPEQGGSSQADDSSEGYEEEGLEGRREKPPSPEEQPDVTLQRLAAVLAGYGVELRQLTPEQLSTLSTLLRLLPKGAGRNLGGVVNVGADIKKTMEEQVQGADAAEPPPPTPSLPGSPTAGPTSNEAQRELSSGSSEPPKAAGPPAMPILREEKSPLGQSQPTAAGQPSARPSAEEYGYIVTDQKPLSLAAGVKLLEILAEHVHMSSGSFINISVVGPALTFRIRHNEQNLSLADVTKQAGMVKSELEAQTGLQILQTGVGQREEAAAVLPRPAHGTSPMRSMLLTLVALAGVAGLLVALAVALCARQRARQRDKERLAALGPEGAHGDTTFEYQDLCRQHMATKSLFSRAEGPPEPSRVSSVSSQFSDAAQASPSSHSSTPSWCEEPAQANMDISTGHMILAYMEDHLRNRDRLAKEWRALCAYQAEPNTCATAQGEGNIKKNRNPDFLPYDHARIKLKVESSPSRSDYINASPIIEHDPRMPAYIATQGPLSHTISDFWQMVWESGCTVIVMLTPLVEDGVKQCDRYWPDEGSSLYHVYEVNLVSEHIWCEDFLVRSFYLKNVQTQETRTLTQFHFLSWPAEGTPASTRPLLDFRRKVNKCYRGRSCPIIVHCSDGAGRTGTYILIDMVLNRMAKGVKEIDIAATLEHVRDQRPGLVRSKDQFEFALTAVAEEVNAILKALPQ
- the PTPRN gene encoding receptor-type tyrosine-protein phosphatase-like N isoform X2, encoding MRRPRRPGGPGGSGGLRVLLCLMLLGSRPGGCNAISAHGCLFDRRLCSHLEVCIQDGLFGQCQVGVGQARPLLQVTSPVLQRLQGVLRQLMSQGLSWHDDLTQYVISQEMERIPRLHPAEPHPRDRSGLAPRRPGPAGELLLQGIPTGSAPAPQHRLPRPPVGRGGAGAGSPLSPLQAELLPPLLEHLLLPPQPPHPALSYEPALLQPYLFHQFGSRDGPRSSESSPGMVSVGPLPKAEPPALFSRTASKGTFGAHPGRSYGDPPGPPPAQLLQESGLLYLAQEPQVPSRARAPRLPEQGGSSQADDSSEGYEEEGLEGRREKPPSPEEQPDVTLQRLAAVLAGYGVELRQLTPEQLSTLSTLLRLLPKGAGRNLGGVVNVGADIKKTMEEQVQGADAAEPPPPTPSLPGSPTAGPTSNEAQRELSSGSSEPPKAAGPPAMPILREEKSPLGQSQPTAAGQPSARPSAEEYGYIVTDQNVVGPALTFRIRHNEQNLSLADVTKQAGMVKSELEAQTGLQILQTGVGQREEAAAVLPRPAHGTSPMRSMLLTLVALAGVAGLLVALAVALCARQRARQRDKERLAALGPEGAHGDTTFEYQDLCRQHMATKSLFSRAEGPPEPSRVSSVSSQFSDAAQASPSSHSSTPSWCEEPAQANMDISTGHMILAYMEDHLRNRDRLAKEWRALCAYQAEPNTCATAQGEGNIKKNRNPDFLPYDHARIKLKVESSPSRSDYINASPIIEHDPRMPAYIATQGPLSHTISDFWQMVWESGCTVIVMLTPLVEDGVKQCDRYWPDEGSSLYHVYEVNLVSEHIWCEDFLVRSFYLKNVQTQETRTLTQFHFLSWPAEGTPASTRPLLDFRRKVNKCYRGRSCPIIVHCSDGAGRTGTYILIDMVLNRMAKGVKEIDIAATLEHVRDQRPGLVRSKDQFEFALTAVAEEVNAILKALPQ
- the PTPRN gene encoding receptor-type tyrosine-protein phosphatase-like N isoform X3, translating into MSQGLSWHDDLTQYVISQEMERIPRLHPAEPHPRDRSGLAPRRPGPAGELLLQGIPTGSAPAPQHRLPRPPVGRGGAGAGSPLSPLQAELLPPLLEHLLLPPQPPHPALSYEPALLQPYLFHQFGSRDGPRSSESSPGMVSVGPLPKAEPPALFSRTASKGTFGAHPGRSYGDPPGPPPAQLLQESGLLYLAQEPQVPSRARAPRLPEQGGSSQADDSSEGYEEEGLEGRREKPPSPEEQPDVTLQRLAAVLAGYGVELRQLTPEQLSTLSTLLRLLPKGAGRNLGGVVNVGADIKKTMEEQVQGADAAEPPPPTPSLPGSPTAGPTSNEAQRELSSGSSEPPKAAGPPAMPILREEKSPLGQSQPTAAGQPSARPSAEEYGYIVTDQKPLSLAAGVKLLEILAEHVHMSSGSFINISVVGPALTFRIRHNEQNLSLADVTKQAGMVKSELEAQTGLQILQTGVGQREEAAAVLPRPAHGTSPMRSMLLTLVALAGVAGLLVALAVALCARQRARQRDKERLAALGPEGAHGDTTFEYQDLCRQHMATKSLFSRAEGPPEPSRVSSVSSQFSDAAQASPSSHSSTPSWCEEPAQANMDISTGHMILAYMEDHLRNRDRLAKEWRALCAYQAEPNTCATAQGEGNIKKNRNPDFLPYDHARIKLKVESSPSRSDYINASPIIEHDPRMPAYIATQGPLSHTISDFWQMVWESGCTVIVMLTPLVEDGVKQCDRYWPDEGSSLYHVYEVNLVSEHIWCEDFLVRSFYLKNVQTQETRTLTQFHFLSWPAEGTPASTRPLLDFRRKVNKCYRGRSCPIIVHCSDGAGRTGTYILIDMVLNRMAKGVKEIDIAATLEHVRDQRPGLVRSKDQFEFALTAVAEEVNAILKALPQ